The genomic region TCGTAACGGTGATCAGAGTGCAACCATTGGTGGAGTCGTTACTGCGTTCATGGTGATGATTTTGTTGGTGCGTATGGTGCAGATGGTACGTGAACGTGAACAGCGCATTCACGAGCGTGATGAGTTGACGAAGGCGCTTCAATTCCAAGCCACTCACGACGCATTGACCGGTCTCTCTAATCGCAGTTATCTCATTGAACAACTCACGCTTAGGCTAAAGAACCCCAACCCAGAACAAGTATCCATTTTGTATTGTGACCTCAATCATTTTAAACCCATTAACGATAAGCACGGACACGCGGCTGGCGACTTTGTTCTGCGTGAAGTTGGCATTCGTTTACGGGAAACAGTTGGGCCAAACTTTCTGGTAGGACGGTTTGGTGGCGACGAGTTTGTCGTCGTCATAGAGGATCCAAACGCAAAAGAAAAAATTGCTCCGTTGTGCGACCGGCTAAAACAAGCTATCAACGAGACTCCCTATGTGCTCGAATGTGGTGATCTTGTCTATCTCGGGCTTGCAATTGGTGTTGCCCATGGCTACGACGGTGTTGATGCTGATCAACTGATTGCGTTGGCTGATGCCGATATGTATGAAGCCAAGCACCCAACAAATAAGCGACTCCAACAAATGAACTAACCAATCTCAGTCAGTCTGTTCAGGACGAACACGACCGGCAGTTCGTTCATTTAGCTCATCGATAAACGGGGCATAGGATTCATCAACGACGGCAAGTTCGCGTCGCACATCGGCACCCCATTCAATGGTGATCGTTTCGATGTCGTAGCTGTGGATGACGCCATCGATGATGCCAGTTAGGTCGTGATCATGATGGATCGTCAGTCGTGTTCGTGTTGGTTGAGAGATAACCTCAACTTCACGTAATGCTTGGCCCGCTACGTCACCGTAGGCACGGATAAGACCCCCAACACCGAGCTTCGTACCCCCGAAAAACCGCACGACAACGATGTGTACATTTACAAGTCCTGAACCATGGATATGTCTCAGAATAGGGGGTCCAGCACTATTTGTTGGCTCGCCATCATCATTCGAAATTGAACGACCATCTTCAAAGCAATATGCCCAGCAGTAATGGGTTGCGCCCGGGAGTTCTTCTCGAACATGATGGAGGTGCGCTTTTACATCTTCCTCGGTTTGGACGGGCGACAATAACCCGTAAAAACGGCTGCCTTTAATCGGTGCAGGTTCAACACGAATAGGTGCCGCAGGCATAGCAATGATAGGCATTAATCTACGGTAGTCGTTTTGAAGAATTTTGATGACAATATGGAGTACTTGGCTAGAATGTTCGCTCCGCGCCGATGTGGCGGAATTGGCAGACGCGCATGACTAAGGATCATGTCCCTTCGGGGGTGGGAGTTCAAGTCTCCCCATCGGCACAGATAAGGATCGCGATGGCGGTCCTTTTTATGTTGCACTGTGCAAGGTATAACGGGGCGAAGCATACGGCTCTAATGAGCCCGCAACATCGTGACGGGCGACTCGTATTGCATGGGTACACTATTGCGATGAATACACGCATGGGCAATCGCAATGACGTCGTGGTGTTGGGCAACCGAAACCCGACTATGGCAACCGTTATTAGTACGCTTGCCCTTGCTGGTATCACCCATATAAGTGGAACTGTGCGCCTGGAAGACACCGTAGAAGATGCCTGTACAGCATGGAATGGTATTGCGAATAAATACCTGGTTGACACGACCACGTTGGTTCTGGCCAATGGCTCATTTTGGGTACATGCCGGTCTTGTCGTACCCATGATGGAATGGATAGCAGGTCGACTTAGAACGCTCATCGTGAGTGTTCCCGCTGAAGTCGATCCAGACCACACCGCTTCTGTGATATATATGACCGCGGATCGGTTCAACTGTCTGCGCCGTGTTCAGATTTTTCAAGCTCCACAACACGTTTCTACACCAGTCTTACGCGCCAATAGTGCGGGGGAAGGCCTCCGCCTTAATGGGTGGCAACGCATCCCAAGCCATGGGCACGCCTAAGCGGTAGCTGGCACCATAGATGCATGAACGTTCAGCTTCGAAATCCAGATAACCGTATAGAACTGCCCGGCGAACGTGTGGTGGCCGATGTGCTCAAGGAGCTGGAAATCAATCCCGAAACTGTATTGGTTATTTACCAAGACACCTTGGTTATGCCTAATGCGGTTATTCCCGCGGATGGCACGATCGAGATTCGACCCGTCATTAGTGGGGGTGCCGCTTAGTGGCCGCAATCAAACGGTGCTTGCAATGTAAAGTAAACCCAGCAGTGATGGATATGCCCCGTCACCGAACACGACTGTGTGGGGATTGTTACATTGATTTTGTGCGTGCACAGGTGCGCACCGCAATCCGTGAATACCGTATGTTGCGCTATGACCAGCGGATTCTTGTCGCAGTGAGCGGTGGGAAGGACAGCTTGGCCCTATGGGACATTCTGCTGGATATGGGGTACAACGTCGATGGGCTCTACCTCGGTCTTGGAATCGGTGGGTATTCCAGCCGGAGTGAACAAATCGTTCGTGACTTTGCTGAACGCCGCGGAGTAGTATTGCACGTCGAGCGCATGGAAGAGGCCTACGGCTTTGATATTCCCGCAACTGTTCAAGCGGCCAAGAAGGACCGCCATACACGCTCGGCTTGTGGAACATGTGGCCTTGCTAAACGGTATGCCTTCAACCAGGTTGCCTTGGTGGGGGAGTACGACATTATGGCAACAGGGCACAACCTTGATGATGAGGCCAGCCAACTCTTTGGTAATGTCATGCGCTGGCAAACTGACTTTTTAGCGCGACAGTCTCCCTCCCTACCCGCATCACCAGGTGAATTGGCGGCAAAGGTCAAGCCCCTTTATCGGCTAACCGAAAAGGAAATGGCGGCCTACTGTGTGATTAAAGGCCTGAACTACGTTGTTGAAGAATGCCCGCTTGTCAAGGGCAATACGCAAATGATGTACAAAGAGATGCTCAATGCAATGGAGCATGAGGCGCCGGGGGCAAAGGCGGCATTCTTATTTGGCTATCTGGATCGGGTACGTGAACCCTTCTTTGGTGATGCTGCTGCGCAAAGTGCCGCATCTACCGTGCCTTGTCAGGTATGTGGCATGCCCACCGTACTTTCGGGAGACCGAACTGAAGCAACATGCGCGTTCTGTCGTACACGAAGCAAGATGTTGACCGTACTTAACGGCTAAGACAGCTCATCAAAGGAACCTATGAAACGCTTTGCTGGTCATCATGACTTGTTCAGCCCCGGAGATACCGTGCTCCTAACTGATCGAAAAGACCGTCGATTCATGTTTGATTTGCAAGTCGGCGGTGAATTTCATTTTCATCGCGGCATCATCAAACATGATCAGCTCCTTGGCCAACCTGAGGGCATTACGGTTCGCTCCACTATGCATGAGCCAATGACAGCGGTACGCCCAACCTCAGCGGACTATGTGTTGAAAAGTCCACGTGGTGCCCAAATAATCTATCCGAAAGACCAAGCCATGATGGTCGCTGAAGGAGATATTGGGCCTGGGATGACCGTTGTGGAGGCGGGAGCTGGAAGTGGCGGTTTGACCCTTGCCTTGTTACGTGCGGTTGGGCCCACCGGCCGCGTAATTAGCTTTGAACGGCGTGAGGACCATGCTGCGGTTTGTATCGCCAATATTGAGCGTCGGCTGGGGGAACGACCCACAAACTGGGAACTGATCCAAACCGATTTAGCTGACGGATTGGCCAATGTTTCCTGCGACAGGATATGTCTGGACATGTTGGAACCATGGGAACATATAGATGCTGCTGCCCAGGCACTGCACCCAGGCGGAATTATGGTTGTGTATACCCCTGCGATAACTCAAGTCATGCGGGTGTATGAAACGATTGCTGATGATGCACGTTGGGGTCATGCTCGAACAACTGAAACGCTTGTACGAACATGGAAGGTTGATGGGTTAGCCGTGCGGCCCGATCATCGGATGGTTGCCCATACTGCCTTTCTCACGACACTACGCCGACTGTCGGGTGAAGTTGAACGTCGGTCAAGCGACCAAGTGGACAGGGTTGAAAGGCCGGTAGACTAGCTGCATGCAAACAACTTCCCCAAGTAGCCCTCTGTATCTCGAAGACTTGATCGATGAGATTGATGCGATTATCGGTCCGGATGCTGATGTTCTCGTTCATCAGTTTGTACAACAAGGCGGCGAGTAGCGCGCACGATGATGTCCCGTATTATCGGGCTTGAAGTTGAATATGGACTCATTGGCATTTGTGCTGACGGCTCAGCAATTGACGATGAGACATTGGGTGCTGCCCTGTTTGACCGTATCCAACGGCGAAGTGGTCATCGTGACATTTTCCTAGAAAATGGTGGGCGCCTCTATTTGGATGTTGGTAACCATCCCGAATATGCGACTCCAGAATGCATTGATCCCCTTGACGCAATCACCTATGAACGGGCCGGCATGATTATCATGCATAAGCTCGTTCAGCGGACCCAAATCAAGCTCACCGAAGCGATGGGCCAACCCGTTATCTTGCATCTATTGCGGAATAACGTCGATAGTCATGGACATTCTTGGGGGTACCATGAGAATTATTCTGTGGATCGTGCCGGGGAGTATCGCCGACTTGTGTCCCTACTCTTACCCTTCCTGGTCACCCGCCAGTTAATTAGTGGAACTGGTCACTTGATGACTACTACTCGCGGTGAATACCGGTATGTCATCAGTCAGCGAGCATTTCATATTGCTGATGGGTTAAGTGAT from Stomatohabitans albus harbors:
- a CDS encoding YigZ family protein yields the protein MPIIAMPAAPIRVEPAPIKGSRFYGLLSPVQTEEDVKAHLHHVREELPGATHYCWAYCFEDGRSISNDDGEPTNSAGPPILRHIHGSGLVNVHIVVVRFFGGTKLGVGGLIRAYGDVAGQALREVEVISQPTRTRLTIHHDHDLTGIIDGVIHSYDIETITIEWGADVRRELAVVDESYAPFIDELNERTAGRVRPEQTD
- a CDS encoding thiamine biosynthesis protein ThiS gives rise to the protein MNVQLRNPDNRIELPGERVVADVLKELEINPETVLVIYQDTLVMPNAVIPADGTIEIRPVISGGAA
- a CDS encoding ATP-binding protein, whose product is MAAIKRCLQCKVNPAVMDMPRHRTRLCGDCYIDFVRAQVRTAIREYRMLRYDQRILVAVSGGKDSLALWDILLDMGYNVDGLYLGLGIGGYSSRSEQIVRDFAERRGVVLHVERMEEAYGFDIPATVQAAKKDRHTRSACGTCGLAKRYAFNQVALVGEYDIMATGHNLDDEASQLFGNVMRWQTDFLARQSPSLPASPGELAAKVKPLYRLTEKEMAAYCVIKGLNYVVEECPLVKGNTQMMYKEMLNAMEHEAPGAKAAFLFGYLDRVREPFFGDAAAQSAASTVPCQVCGMPTVLSGDRTEATCAFCRTRSKMLTVLNG
- a CDS encoding tRNA (adenine-N1)-methyltransferase codes for the protein MKRFAGHHDLFSPGDTVLLTDRKDRRFMFDLQVGGEFHFHRGIIKHDQLLGQPEGITVRSTMHEPMTAVRPTSADYVLKSPRGAQIIYPKDQAMMVAEGDIGPGMTVVEAGAGSGGLTLALLRAVGPTGRVISFERREDHAAVCIANIERRLGERPTNWELIQTDLADGLANVSCDRICLDMLEPWEHIDAAAQALHPGGIMVVYTPAITQVMRVYETIADDARWGHARTTETLVRTWKVDGLAVRPDHRMVAHTAFLTTLRRLSGEVERRSSDQVDRVERPVD